The region TGAAATCCAGGTGAACTGGGTTGCGCCACCGGCCGGAAGCGGTTGCATAGCGATTCGTACGACCGTCGTGGAACATCGCGACGTGTGGTACATGGACGATGGTCCATTGAGTAAGATATTCTGCGAAGATGAAGCTGATTCCGTGGATACGCAGCCTGTTGTACTCAAGGAATGCTGCGCATGCGATGAAGCAAAATACGAATTGACTTTCGAAGGACTATGGTCCAGGCATACCcacccgaaggatttcccttcgAATGGATGGTTGACAAGGTTTAGTGATGTTATTGGAGCTTCTCATACGGTAGATTATCGTTTCTGGGAATATGGTCAGGTGGCGAGTGAAGGGTTGAAGCAAGTGGCGGAACATGGCTCAACTCGGATGTTGGAGAGTGAGCTGAAGAACCAAAGTGACAAAATCCGCACGATTATCAAAGCTAGAGGCATATCGTATCCCAATGTTACTGGAAAGACATTTGCCGTATTTAGGGTGGATTCCAACCATCATTTGGTGTCGATTGTTTCGATGTTGGACCCCTCACCGGATTGGATCGTTGGGGTTTCCGGACTGGAGCTGTGTCTGGCCAACTGTTCCTGGATTGAAAATAAGATTCTAAATTTGTATCCATGGGACGCCGGAACCGACAGTGGTCCCACTTATATTTCCCCAGACCAACCAACTAACCCGCCGGATGCTATCCGAAGAATTAAGTCGAACTATCCCAATGACCCTCGGTCGCCGTTCTACGATTCTAGTGGAGTTGAGATGAAACCACTCGCCCGAAtttacctttcccgtcaaaGGCTCTATGAAAAGAACTGTGAAACCGATGACGAAGACAACGAGTCGAAACAGGCTTGCGAAACAGAACCATGGGACGAGTGGACCGAATGCAGTTCCCGCTGCGGAAAAGGTCGCCAAACTCGTCGTCGAGTGTTCAAATACCCGGTCAAAGCCAAGCAGGCGGATTGCAAAAAGAAACTGTTCGAAAGGAGACCATGCGTTGGTCCGGAACGGGACTGTGACTATCAGACCAGCCAGGAGTTGGACACCATCTATCAGAGTGACCCGGAGTGCGAGGTAACTGAGTGGGGTCCGTGGAGTGAGTGCAGTACCCCGTGCGGTAAGGGTAACAAAACGCGATCGAGAAAGTACAAGAAAAAGGGAGCCCGCAAGAAGTGTGAAAGGATGCCCAATCCGCCGAGGTTGCAGCAGACGGCACCATGCAGTGAGGAGTGTGCAGGAGACATTTCGCAACCGGTGATTAGCGCTGATGTGAGCatatgaattattttaatacctttgaaaaaatcttctgatGCTTCTTTATTCTCAGATCAACCCGGACTGCAAGATGTCCCAGTGGTCCGAATGGGGACCATGCAGTGTCACGTGTGGCTTGGGTCGTAAAATGCGCACCCGTATGCCGCTGAGCGCTGCACTGAACACCAAAATGCATCACAAGCGCTTCGTTAATTACTACCTGGCACGGAGAAGGCCAACCAACAACGATGATGACGAAGAGGACGATGACGAGTCAGGTGGAGCCGATTACGACAATGGCTTGACCATTGATCGGGATGATCCTTGCTACGGTGTGGAGACCGTAGAAGAGGTAACTTGTGGCCACGATCTTCCTGCATGCGATGGGTTGTACGGTGTTCCTGGTAAgtctttttctaaaaaaaatctaaaatttgggAATAAATAAAGACTAATCGGGGTTTCTCCCTTAAAGAACTGTGCTTCCTGGAACCGAAACCTGGAAATTGTCGAGATTCACAAACGAGATGGTACTTCGACAGTGATAAAAATGACTGCTCGATCCTGTTCTTTACAGGATGTGGTGGAAACAATAACAACTTTATGTCCCGGGAAGATTGCTTGGACACCTGCAGTAAAGGTATGTGACACTTTTTAGATAGACTTATGGAACTCTAGTAATATCAACGTATTCAACAGATCGAAAATTCACGAATATCCCGATCAGAGATCAAACGATCATTAACCCCGACTACTCGTCGGACTTCAAGCAGGACTGCAAGACTTCGCACTGGAAGCGAGGCCCTTGCAATGCAACCTGTGGTGAAGGTTTCCGCGTAAAAAGTCGAACCATTTTGGTAAGCCTAATTGATTTCAATGTTCCGGCCAATATCGGAAAATTATTATCGAGTGTACTCTGTTCCATTCTCATTTAGGCACATCCATCAAACGGCGGCCACCGCTGTCCACGGAAACTGCGCAAAGTGGAACGCTGCTTCGTGCACTGTGACTCCTCTCGGCACGACACCAATCCTTCATGGGGACCCAGCACCCGGTACACGCCGGAACCGATCGAGTGCGACTACTCGGCCTGGTCGGCGTGGTCCCCCTGCAGCAAGACGTGTGGTGACTACGCCGTCCAGCAGCGAACGCGCTACGTGCTGAACTCGGAACATGCCCGGCACTGTCCGCATAGGCTCGAGGAACGGAAATGTGATATCATGCCCTGTTTGCTGGGCAATTGAAAAAGACACGTGGTCGGGCTAGACGATGGAGAAAGTAGGTgagatttgtttattgtttcattGAATTATTTGTTCGAGAACTGTAGTTGAATCATTGTTTAGACTGTTTGTTTAATAGAATACTCATAATATATAAGTATATTTACTGATAAAGTTGAAACCTATTATTtaactggaaattattttgaacggAGTTGTAGAGGATTATCAAATAAAAGTGTAATCACTATATCAACATATACATTTAAGTGAAATAGGGAAAACCTTTTTGTACAatataaaatcgggtcgacgaATCAGCAGCATTTTAAACTAAAATGAAAAGCAAACATAAATtgatcaaaaaataataatatttcggACATGAAAGAATTGAAAAAGCAATCAATTGGATGTGTAAAAACTTACTCAAACACAATACGCATATAAGTATAACAATATTGAAAGTGATGATGATGTAACAGCAAAGAAACCCGAATCCAATGTTTTAGTGATTCaagaataaaacaaaacaattgaTGCATATTAAAGAGTGAAAATTCAACATTGTTTCAATATTTAAATAGATGAGTTGAGAAATCCTTATGTAAGAGGAATCATTTgtataacgccatttggcataacgaacacttggcataattttgaactgtaacAAAAGAGTGGGTTATTTGGCATAAGTTGTAACTGTGAAGGAGAAAGGGTCATTCGATGTAATGTTTCCACATAGATAAAGTAGATCGaggattttcttcttcttctatggatctacattcctactggaacttggcctgtttttcaactcagaggtcgtacactaataacgtaagcaatttttctgggtttttcaacctcTCCTCccaccatgtaagatttttttcatacaaatgatttttttatttatatggtgcgtgaGAAAACAACAAACCCTCCCTCCCTTCATAAGTgattacgtaatatgtgtacggccccttagtgTTCTATTAACACATGTCTATGCCCACCAATGCATgattatgtatcttgtgtggcaagtacaccgaagataaaaaaaaaccaacttaattcaccgagtggtgatactgcctttctcgcatttagccaagacaccaaccttatatggcgcttatatagttcgatcccattttcttaataacttttaaacgcaatggtcaatcgttatcaaattcaatagtgatcaacaaggctttgtcccttgtcgaatgcaacttgttgcgagaaaatcggttaagaattactatatgaaaaagtggctaatgtttttcggttttcgtgtgcacacacacacacacacacacatacacacggacagacagacatttgttcagctcgacgagctgagtcgattggtatataacatcatgggtctccgagacttctataaaaagttcgattttggagtgaaatgatagcctttcggttactttgttgtacgagaaaggcaaaaaaacaacacgaagagagtgtgatagctgaagcgaaggagaacatggatagaaacgatatgcggaggttttacgcaactgtcaatggcgcgcggcataagactgcgccagtgcccgccatgcgCAATGACCGAGGGGGGATTACAGACAGGACTATGGTGGTAGCCAGGTGAAAGGAGCACgttgaagatttgttgaacggtgaaaatgaaggtgtattatggagcaggatggacataatCGGCGAcgatcaagctgtggaaccaccaacgctggacgaggtaaagaaggctctaaacgaactgaaaaacaataaagctgATGGGAAGGATGAGATCCCAgttgagcttctcaaacacagaagtaagcagctgcatcaatcaatccaccgcattatccagaaaatatgggaggatgaagagtTCTGCCGgctggcctcatatgcccaatctataagaaagagcACTTCATCGGCgtataccaggcaggttttcgtgagggacgatcaacgacggatcagatgtttagcctgcggatgatccttgataaattccgggagtacaacttgcatacttaccatctgtttattgatttcaaagcagcgtactattcagtgaaaagaaataagctgtggcagataatgtccgaacatggttttccggcgaaactgattagactgatacgtgcaacgatggatggctcaaaatcaagtattcggattgcagacgaaatgTCAACtgcgtttgtgaccttagacggattgaagcagggtcatgtactttcaaattttatattttttaatttattgttcaacattgctctAGAGGgagctattaggagatctggcatGCAGAGGAgaggcactatcatcacacggtcgcatatgctcctaggCTTTGCgtacgacatcgaccttattggaatcgatggcagagcagtagtggaggcgtTTGTCCcgctgaagagggagacggcgaggataggcttaaccaatAGCTGTACCAAGACAAAGCACATGGTgccaggtagagatagaggaaaacctagtggtgttggtgctgaggtagtgcttgatatgtttgaagttgttgaagaatttgtttaccttggaacgcttgtgataTGTGATAATAGACTTATTGCTGCTGCGAacagggccttttacggattacgtaaccagcttagatCCCGCAACTTGCAGATGGAAACAAAATTTACTCTGTATGTAACTCTGATCCTACCAGTGACCCTTtacggacatgaagcatggacattaaaagaggtcgaccggagagctttcgtggttttcgagcgaaaagcgCTGCgcacaatactcggagggaaactagaaaatggtgtgtggcgcagacgcaagaatcatgagctgtattaagtattcaaagaataaaatattgttgatcgtataaaatacggcagatttcagtgggctggtcatttagtgcgaatgtcggaagaaagaacagcgaaaacaatattcaacagagaaccagataggggacttcgtggaaggccacgaacacgctggctgcacgcggtggaatcggacatAATggccctgaacgttcggggaaactggaggaatatCGCTCAAGACAgtcaagaccgacgattatgaagCTCTAgaatacgttaggcataagtgtatcgacgctgtagccaaccaggtaggtgcgtggcaagtacaatggatacactatgctcagtgacaatcgagctcgccatctccggattggcaatcctacgcctttgcacgaaaggctaactggagaccgaGGATCGAGGATACGTTCTGATAAATTGAAACTGATGGAGGACATTTTTCGAAAGGAAGGACAAACAAAACGGCACAACTTTTTCCGAGAAAGAGAGCATAtttaccattgatttattccagGCAAACGGCCATTCCGAAAAAACTAATCTCAATTACCGTTGCTTGATGCCGGACAAACACATTGTTTCGAATAAAAGGATAAaattcaccattgcctcaatccgagCAAACGCCAACTTTCAAAGATGGATGCACATCCACCTTTGCCTTATCCGGGCGAGCGCCTACTTTAAAAAAGGGATATTAGGCACTAAAGAGGATTAACTAACAGCTCAATCCTTTCGTTTTCAAATAGACCCAATTTAATAACTAGACTCTTCTAattaaaacaataaattaaaaaaaaagtacaaaAAGTGCATAACAGTTGAGAGTATAAATTATGATCTCTTCGTTCAGATACAAAGTTTTTCAAACACAGCTTTAAGAATAGGTGTGCAGCGAAGAGCACTAGAACTTTACTATCACCAGTAACTCTTTCAATCATAAATAATTAACTTTCCCTTCCAACAACTGCACCGCATCTGTTACTTGATGTCACTCAACAACAAAGATAGTCTACTTcaagaaattaaagaaaaaagcATTTGTCGTTTCGAGACTGACATTGTTAAATGCTCTTTGCCATACAGAAAGCCAAGCAACAGTTcacaattaagaaaaaaaaatcctttcgcTGATGCTTTGCCTTTCTCTTACACCAATACCGAAGAAAGATTGCAAGTCCACTCCTGAATCAAAGTTTTGCGTCATGCAACTAATTGACTAGTTCACTCGCACTTGCCATATGGTTGTTTTCGAGTAAGTGTTATGGAAGcgaatggatggaatcattcgtttttgattttttcatcaggATCGATATTGATTTCATGTGTAAAAGCTGCAATTTCAATGATTATGGGAACGCATGGTGCATATTTTGAGAAGAGGGTCTCACTCAGTGGATTTTGTTTTCGAATCATGTAAGTTATGCCAATTTATGATATCAGATTTAGCCATGTTATGTCACCAAAAATAAAATGCTAGGGCTCGTTATTCCCCAGTCAAAGTAAGTGATAAATAAAGAATTTTGCTATTGAATTGAAGtgatatttttttgcctttatgagttttccggcaacagaatatcaccatttTTTATATATGAATAACAGCAATATCTATTAGATCTTAGACCGAAGGAAGTGTTTACCCTTCAAATGTTTtaaactaaatctttcacatgttgagCAATTCCACaattcgagtttcagacataatgACATTAAAaagctgaacaaaatcgagtttaaggctTAAGATTTCGGTCCACATGTTCTTTAAGGCTAGTTTACGTATCAGGAACTTGTTTGCAAATTTCGCTCCCATATGTGTGGGCGCCCGTTgtagaaaattagaaatttgGCCCGATTCCGACGGAAACCACTGAGATTCCGAGCTGGAAACCAGCCAAAAATTAGCCAGGATTTGTTTTCTTTTCGCGACGAAATAGCATGAGTCCCATCTTTTTGGAAGCACATGGGAACAACATCAATAGACAAGATTCCCGAGGTAtgaggctacttttagcgtcatttaaatcaatttcgatcaaaatggACTGtaaattgattagatttgataTTTATCCACATGCGAcaaccatattcatggaaaaaactcaaataacattttattaatgttttttCCCCGGTGAGATTCttgatattcttcttcttcttattattgctttacatcccacactggaacagaggcgcctcgcaacttagtgttcattaagcacttccacagtaattaactgcgaggtttctaagccaggttaccatttttgcattcgtatatcatgaggctagcacgatgatacttttatgcccagggaagtcgtgacaatttccaatccgaaaattgcctagaccggcacctggaatcgaaccgcatggctaaggagggaccGCAGATTTTCCCTcacctatactgccgtgaatcgctaAATCAGTCCCATATGAATGCCATATGcagatgggactgacttgcgattcacGGGAGTATATTAATGGAAAAAactctgattaatccacctagcggtgatggtacctttctcgtgcaaataaaaaaatgtattttgtaacTTCCGATGGTCCGGTTTggccattttttttcaataggaaataatgggacagaattctgcgtcgaatgcaacttgttgcaagcaaatcggttaaagataagtgcctgaaaaatgagtgacaaatttttattgatttttttgtaaaaaaaatggtattttggccataatttccgagcccatagtccgatctggccaattttcaataggaaacaatgggacaggattttgcgtcgaatgcaacttgttgcaagcaaatcggttaaagataagtgcctgaaaaatgaatgacaattttttattgatttttttgtaaaaaatgtattttggccataatttccgagcccatagtccgatctggccaatttttttataggaaacaatggacaaggcgtcgaatgcaacttgttgcaagcaaatcagttgaggataggTGCGcccagacacacacacacacacacacacacacacacacacacacacctgggggcagcagggactttgtccaagggcttgacgacccctccccatggccactgcgagttagaccgggaccatcgtccctaacccctaatcccaaggcgtcaagcgacccgtgccgaggggatgcatggccaggggggtgaaataataagctaggcctttaacggagcctgtggggtacctgggcaccctccacagtaattgtcccttaccgcgttatgctgggctctggcgtggtggacctcttttcccgagcaactcgtgggaccaaaatggaaaaccaagtcaattcttcaattagtggtagtagtgtaggcgacaaccccttcgcaagaggtgggttgttcaggtctccgcctaggaggccagaggcaatagtcggcagctcagtgcgcagcgccagcgtgggtcactcaaccttcctctcggctataaaaacgccggtaggggttattgacggcccatggcttgtggaggcgatgaaccgcaaacgcgatgggctttcggccttcgaggtggcgacggaacagctggacgccatcatcgtctttgcgtcatcgaagcataatgctggacgccaagctggagagggcggtcgggacggccaagtgtaaacccgtgaaatcggtggagtcgaggtctacccagactgaggcccaaggattcgcggactcgggcaaggtcgaatcgaccgaaggcgtgccagctaaggcggtggtgccaaagtctacccagactgaggctcaagtatttgcgggtacgtcgggggtgactgctccaacggagcagacacaaaaacgggggagacagtctccaggggatgagctcctggggccgctccaaaacgcggagggttactaccccgaacaagggtagtggggctgaagctgaaccccggtcaggtacctccaaaaccggggaggaaggacctggaaaggtccgtccactcaggcaagacggtggtaaggggttacggcaggctgaaagttctcagccgcaccagaccaggaaatagagggaatgacgcctcctggaccctggt is a window of Armigeres subalbatus isolate Guangzhou_Male unplaced genomic scaffold, GZ_Asu_2 Contig429, whole genome shotgun sequence DNA encoding:
- the LOC134204159 gene encoding spondin-1-like, with protein sequence MGQGKIDFHFFYFTVSLVGIRSMQVPHKFSGFFLAAEKELTLSRPEPQNNGVLHHVGTFNLLGDALTKFSERCPNAVTQTSSIPKSEIQVNWVAPPAGSGCIAIRTTVVEHRDVWYMDDGPLSKIFCEDEADSVDTQPVVLKECCACDEAKYELTFEGLWSRHTHPKDFPSNGWLTRFSDVIGASHTVDYRFWEYGQVASEGLKQVAEHGSTRMLESELKNQSDKIRTIIKARGISYPNVTGKTFAVFRVDSNHHLVSIVSMLDPSPDWIVGVSGLELCLANCSWIENKILNLYPWDAGTDSGPTYISPDQPTNPPDAIRRIKSNYPNDPRSPFYDSSGVEMKPLARIYLSRQRLYEKNCETDDEDNESKQACETEPWDEWTECSSRCGKGRQTRRRVFKYPVKAKQADCKKKLFERRPCVGPERDCDYQTSQELDTIYQSDPECEVTEWGPWSECSTPCGKGNKTRSRKYKKKGARKKCERMPNPPRLQQTAPCSEECAGDISQPVISADINPDCKMSQWSEWGPCSVTCGLGRKMRTRMPLSAALNTKMHHKRFVNYYLARRRPTNNDDDEEDDDESGGADYDNGLTIDRDDPCYGVETVEEVTCGHDLPACDGLYGVPELCFLEPKPGNCRDSQTRWYFDSDKNDCSILFFTGCGGNNNNFMSREDCLDTCSKDRKFTNIPIRDQTIINPDYSSDFKQDCKTSHWKRGPCNATCGEGFRVKSRTILAHPSNGGHRCPRKLRKVERCFVHCDSSRHDTNPSWGPSTRYTPEPIECDYSAWSAWSPCSKTCGDYAVQQRTRYVLNSEHARHCPHRLEERKCDIMPCLLGN